The Thermus albus genome includes the window GCCAGGACGTTGGCCCGCATCCCCCCGTAGCGCACCGTGGTGGTACCGCTGGCGTTGGTGGCGGCCATGCCGCCCAAGGTGGCGTCGGCCCCGGGGTCCACGGGAAAGAAAAGCCCGGTGCCCTTTAGGGCCTCGTTCAGGGCCTTGCGGGTAAGGCCGGGTTCCACCACACAGAGGAAGTCCTCAGGGCGCACCTCCAGGATGCGGTTCATGCGGCTGAAGTCCAGGCTGAGGGTTTCCCTCAAGGGGTAGAGGTGGCCCTCGAGGCTGGTCCCAGCGCCATAGGGGATCACCGCCAGGCCCCTTTCACGGGCAAAGCGCAGGGCCTCTTGCACGTCCGCCACGCTCTCCGGGTAGACCACCGCCAAGACCTCCCCCTCCTCGGGGTATCCCTCGTCCCGCCCGTGCCGGCGGCGCTCCGAAGGGGAGGTTTCCACCTTCCCCGGGAAAAGGCGCTTTAAGGCCTCCAGGGTGTCCATAGAGGCCAGTTTAGTCCGGCTTGGCGTCGGGGGGTAGGGCTTCCGTTTCCCGCACCCGCCTTGGGCTTGGCCCCTGGGCCAAAAAAGCTAATCCTCGCCCTTCAGGATGGCCTCAATCCGCTCCAGGGCTTCCCCTGGTAGGTCCACCCCGGCGGCTCCCAGGCTTTCTCGGATCTGTTCAGGCCGGGTGGCCCCGGTGATGGCGCTGCTGATTCCGGGAAGCCTTAACACCCAGGCCAGGGCCAGCTGGGTGCGGGTCAGGCCCAGCTCGTCCGCCACCGCCTTGAGCTTTAGCACCTTCTTGCGGTTTTCCTCCGTGAGGAAGCGCTCGGCGAACTGGGGGTAGCGGGCGAAGCGGCTTTCCGGCGGGATACCTTCATCGTACCGTCCGGTGAGCATCCCCATGGCCAGAGGGCTCCAGACCACCAGCCCCATGCCAAAGCGCTCCGCCTCAGGAAGGATCTCCCCTTCCACCCGTTCGCGGAAGAGCATGGAGTACTGGGGTTGTTCCACAATGGGCGGGTGGAGGCCGTTTTCCCGGGCAAAGGCCACCGCCTCAGCGATCCGGGCGGCGGGCCACTCCGAGGTACCCCAATAAAGGGCATACCCCTTCTCCACGATGGTGTGCATGGCGTAGACGATTTCCTCCATGGGCACCTCGGGGTC containing:
- a CDS encoding aldo/keto reductase family protein is translated as MGEMRYRKLGKWGLKVSEISLGAWVTFGDVVKDKETIREIVRIAYEGGVNFFDNADVYARGLAEEVMGEVLSEFPRHTLVLSTKAYWPMSEDPNDRGLSRKHLLESITQSLKRLRTDYVDLFFAHRYDPEVPMEEIVYAMHTIVEKGYALYWGTSEWPAARIAEAVAFARENGLHPPIVEQPQYSMLFRERVEGEILPEAERFGMGLVVWSPLAMGMLTGRYDEGIPPESRFARYPQFAERFLTEENRKKVLKLKAVADELGLTRTQLALAWVLRLPGISSAITGATRPEQIRESLGAAGVDLPGEALERIEAILKGED